One window of the Candidatus Chryseobacterium colombiense genome contains the following:
- a CDS encoding alpha-ketoglutarate-dependent dioxygenase AlkB, translated as MSQLSLFDAEEFYEFPKDLLEYRENFLTREEADLLKNTLLHTVPWQQRTQKMYDKTVLTPRLTAWYGDLQYNESEGNKQPGNPWTPELLSLKERIEKEFGYQFNGVLLNLYRDHNDSVAWHRDKESRYGKRPVIASISLGQTRNFDFRKKDHHQSKYSLPLPHGSLLIMKGDLQEHWEHRIAKSTIPMKERINLTFRLINEL; from the coding sequence ATGTCCCAATTGAGTTTATTTGATGCAGAAGAATTTTATGAATTTCCAAAAGACCTTTTGGAATACAGAGAGAATTTTCTCACCAGAGAAGAAGCTGATTTGCTTAAAAATACATTATTGCATACTGTTCCCTGGCAACAGCGTACCCAAAAGATGTATGATAAAACAGTTCTGACTCCACGATTAACAGCTTGGTATGGTGATTTGCAATACAATGAATCTGAAGGAAATAAACAGCCAGGAAATCCATGGACGCCTGAATTGCTTTCCTTAAAAGAAAGGATTGAAAAAGAATTTGGGTATCAGTTTAATGGAGTTTTGCTAAACCTCTATAGAGATCATAATGATTCAGTAGCATGGCACAGAGACAAAGAAAGCCGTTACGGAAAACGGCCTGTCATTGCATCAATCAGCCTTGGCCAAACCAGAAACTTTGATTTCAGGAAAAAAGATCATCACCAGAGTAAATACAGCCTTCCTCTTCCGCATGGTTCGCTGCTCATTATGAAAGGAGATTTACAGGAACATTGGGAGCATAGAATTGCTAAATCAACTATTCCGATGAAGGAGAGAATCAATTTGACATTCAGGTTAATTAATGAATTATAG
- a CDS encoding NAD(P)H-dependent oxidoreductase, which translates to MALIILAHPTFEKSIANKTVIEELQMRSSDIEIRNIYDLYPDYKINVKAEQEALLRHQTIIFQYPFYWYNMPRILKHWFDMVFEYQFAYGSNGDKLKNKNFIPSFTIGSSESSYNVLGIQHFRVYEFCKNLEQTALFAQMNYVDPIYFHGTSLTAGYTEQDIKTSAKLHAEKLIVLINELK; encoded by the coding sequence ATGGCATTAATCATTCTGGCACATCCGACTTTTGAAAAGTCCATTGCCAACAAAACAGTTATTGAAGAATTACAAATGAGAAGTTCAGACATTGAAATAAGAAACATCTACGACTTGTATCCTGATTATAAAATTAATGTAAAAGCAGAACAAGAGGCATTATTGCGACATCAGACCATCATATTTCAATATCCATTTTACTGGTATAATATGCCTAGAATTCTGAAACATTGGTTTGACATGGTATTTGAATATCAATTTGCTTATGGCTCCAATGGTGACAAACTGAAAAACAAAAATTTTATTCCAAGTTTCACTATAGGATCATCGGAGAGCAGCTATAATGTTCTGGGGATTCAGCATTTCCGGGTTTACGAATTTTGCAAGAACCTTGAACAAACAGCTTTATTTGCCCAGATGAATTATGTTGATCCGATCTATTTTCACGGAACATCTTTGACAGCTGGTTATACAGAACAGGACATCAAAACTAGTGCAAAACTACATGCTGAAAAGCTGATAGTTCTAATAAACGAATTAAAGTAG
- a CDS encoding helix-turn-helix domain-containing protein: MKTECIGDHVKLKGKAYPCTVSLTMDLVGGKWKAVILYHLKDEPKRYSELRKEMPSVTEMTLSLQLKQLEKDGFVSRKVYGKKPPIKVVYSLTDFGKSFVPILEAITEWGNKVVHEKGEFVIG; the protein is encoded by the coding sequence ATGAAAACAGAATGTATAGGTGACCATGTGAAACTTAAAGGGAAGGCTTATCCTTGTACAGTCAGTCTTACAATGGACTTGGTGGGCGGAAAATGGAAAGCGGTTATTCTTTACCATCTGAAAGATGAGCCCAAAAGATATAGTGAACTTCGTAAGGAAATGCCATCTGTTACTGAAATGACTTTAAGCTTGCAGTTAAAACAATTAGAGAAAGACGGTTTTGTGTCAAGGAAGGTTTATGGGAAAAAGCCCCCAATAAAAGTCGTTTATAGTCTTACTGATTTTGGAAAAAGTTTCGTCCCGATTTTAGAAGCAATAACAGAATGGGGGAATAAAGTGGTTCATGAAAAAGGAGAATTTGTTATTGGATAG
- a CDS encoding helix-turn-helix domain-containing protein, giving the protein MTSKLAHYRRNKGLSQQQLADVSGVSARTIQRIESGKVEAHPATLKMLADSLEIETEELMVNDQLPKSPEIRNEDKIKPFFHILALIGLFLPVFNIILPGLLWFFKKDEAQDYDLEGKSAVNFQITMSLLLIPSVVLMVFVFSVGFPLVMIIYFYAFVMCVINIFRSVNKRDCFYPLTYRFLK; this is encoded by the coding sequence ATGACTTCAAAATTAGCACATTACAGGCGTAATAAAGGATTAAGCCAGCAACAGCTCGCAGATGTTTCCGGCGTGAGTGCAAGAACAATACAGCGCATCGAAAGCGGAAAGGTTGAAGCACATCCTGCAACGTTAAAGATGCTTGCGGACTCACTCGAAATAGAAACTGAAGAACTGATGGTCAATGATCAGTTACCAAAATCTCCGGAGATCAGGAATGAAGATAAAATAAAACCGTTTTTCCATATATTAGCTCTGATCGGGCTTTTTCTTCCTGTTTTTAACATCATTCTTCCAGGTCTTCTTTGGTTTTTTAAAAAAGATGAAGCCCAGGATTACGACCTTGAAGGGAAGTCAGCCGTTAATTTTCAGATCACCATGTCGCTTCTCCTTATACCGTCTGTTGTATTAATGGTCTTTGTATTTTCCGTTGGATTTCCATTGGTAATGATCATCTATTTCTATGCTTTTGTCATGTGTGTTATCAATATTTTCAGAAGCGTCAACAAAAGAGACTGCTTTTATCCTTTAACCTATCGATTTTTGAAATAA
- a CDS encoding serine hydrolase, giving the protein MKKLFTLLFLVWIFPLIAQKNIKIRHLNGKTIDSQILQQRLARLVDSAKIAGLQIAIVNHNKVIYSSSFGYKDIENKKKLNDSTVMYAASLTKPVSAYIFMRLVEKGIFSLDQPVYKYLKKSIGEYAKWKDLAEDSESFNLITPRMLLSHSSGLPVLRQLYGNKVNLIAKPGEKFYYSNEGINLLGFIIEEYTGKKLEDIAQEEVFEPLQMKHTDMIWQSKFEDNFSNAYFKDGKKYGSERRESSRAAGSMSTTANDYANFMINLMKKKGLSGETYLEILKPQIMVKSKRGFGPLKDSITNENDVINLAWGLGVGLFSSPFGKAFFHTGHGEANQNYAVAFPEIGTAVVILSNSENFEKNNAQILKLCIGDTYSPLRWLGHLDKTPE; this is encoded by the coding sequence ATGAAAAAACTCTTCACCCTTTTATTCTTAGTCTGGATATTTCCCTTAATAGCTCAAAAAAATATCAAGATCAGACATCTTAACGGAAAAACAATCGATTCTCAAATTCTTCAGCAGCGGTTAGCACGTTTGGTCGATAGCGCTAAGATTGCGGGTCTGCAGATAGCTATTGTCAATCATAATAAAGTCATCTATTCATCTAGTTTCGGATATAAAGATATTGAAAACAAAAAAAAGCTGAATGACAGTACAGTAATGTATGCAGCCTCGCTCACTAAGCCGGTGAGTGCCTACATTTTTATGCGTCTGGTAGAGAAAGGAATATTCAGTCTCGACCAGCCTGTTTACAAATACCTGAAAAAATCAATAGGAGAGTATGCGAAATGGAAAGATCTGGCAGAAGATTCTGAATCTTTCAATCTGATCACACCCCGAATGCTCTTAAGTCATAGTTCCGGGTTGCCGGTTCTTCGGCAATTGTATGGTAACAAAGTCAACCTTATTGCAAAGCCGGGTGAAAAGTTCTATTACTCCAATGAAGGGATTAATCTTTTGGGATTTATAATAGAGGAATATACGGGAAAAAAGCTTGAAGATATTGCACAGGAAGAAGTTTTCGAACCACTGCAGATGAAACATACAGACATGATCTGGCAAAGTAAATTTGAAGATAATTTCTCCAATGCGTATTTTAAAGATGGAAAGAAATACGGTTCAGAAAGAAGAGAAAGCAGCAGGGCAGCAGGTTCAATGTCTACCACAGCGAATGATTATGCGAATTTTATGATCAATCTGATGAAAAAGAAAGGTCTATCCGGTGAAACTTATCTTGAGATATTAAAACCGCAGATCATGGTAAAAAGTAAAAGAGGATTCGGTCCTTTGAAAGACAGTATTACGAATGAAAATGATGTTATTAATCTAGCTTGGGGATTAGGAGTAGGGCTGTTCAGTTCGCCTTTTGGCAAGGCTTTCTTCCACACAGGGCACGGTGAAGCCAATCAGAATTATGCTGTGGCATTTCCTGAAATTGGAACAGCCGTTGTTATTCTAAGCAACAGTGAGAACTTTGAAAAGAATAATGCACAGATCTTAAAGCTTTGTATAGGAGATACTTATTCACCATTAAGATGGCTTGGTCACCTGGATAAAACTCCGGAATAG
- a CDS encoding DUF2652 domain-containing protein — MEYLYQQYLSESEKIRTEKGTVIIPDISGYTEFVKSICIEAGRYIIKELLSSILNANRIGMDISEIEGDAILFYKFGKKLSREEILKLYETMLESFNRKLEDIEAIMGHKLNLSLKLIAHYGTFSEYTIGSFKKLYGEPIIKAHTLLKNNIKSNTYVLMTNAFDSKTKPEKEQEYFYINYQ, encoded by the coding sequence ATGGAATATTTATACCAACAATATTTATCAGAAAGCGAAAAGATACGTACTGAAAAAGGAACGGTAATAATTCCTGACATTAGCGGTTATACAGAGTTTGTAAAAAGTATCTGTATAGAAGCCGGGCGTTATATCATCAAAGAACTGCTTTCTTCGATTTTGAACGCCAATAGAATCGGAATGGATATATCTGAAATCGAGGGAGATGCTATCCTGTTTTACAAATTCGGTAAAAAGCTTTCAAGAGAGGAAATTTTAAAACTGTATGAAACAATGCTGGAAAGCTTTAATAGGAAACTTGAAGATATAGAAGCTATCATGGGACATAAATTAAACTTATCATTAAAGTTAATAGCACATTACGGAACCTTTTCTGAATATACCATCGGAAGCTTTAAAAAACTATATGGTGAACCAATCATCAAGGCACATACACTTTTGAAAAACAATATAAAAAGCAATACTTATGTATTGATGACCAATGCTTTTGATTCAAAAACAAAGCCTGAAAAAGAGCAGGAATATTTTTACATTAATTATCAGTAA
- a CDS encoding helix-turn-helix domain-containing protein produces the protein MKGYKSYRISAPSTFKDVFSHFYFAENGSEEAIEKTLLPSYQTIMIFSFGIPASFISKNQEKIKVEKCIVLGPIKQAFNYVLPAGAEILVCNFKDDAFFRFFGNADLAEGLAIHPDELLHQDCFTALWSVLKEIDTNEGRIQSLLDFCQPYLRNRNEIAEQIACFDRTTFSPIKEISKRNQLSERALQTNHKKHFGYSSKEIYRYQRFLKAIQIIQTISGQNIKVNWFDIINECGYYDQSQLIKDFKHYIHLSPSKYLKFQESICDPKN, from the coding sequence ATGAAAGGCTATAAGAGTTACCGAATTTCAGCTCCTTCAACATTTAAAGATGTTTTCTCCCACTTTTATTTTGCTGAAAATGGATCGGAAGAAGCTATAGAAAAAACACTTTTACCTTCCTACCAGACTATAATGATTTTCAGTTTTGGTATTCCTGCGTCGTTTATTTCTAAAAATCAGGAAAAGATTAAGGTTGAAAAATGCATTGTACTGGGTCCTATAAAACAGGCTTTTAACTATGTGCTTCCGGCGGGTGCAGAAATTCTGGTCTGCAATTTTAAAGATGATGCTTTTTTTAGGTTTTTTGGAAATGCAGATTTGGCAGAAGGCTTAGCGATACACCCTGATGAATTGTTGCATCAGGATTGTTTTACAGCCCTTTGGTCTGTCTTGAAAGAGATCGATACTAATGAGGGGCGGATTCAGTCGTTGCTGGATTTTTGTCAGCCCTATTTACGAAACCGTAACGAGATTGCTGAGCAGATTGCTTGTTTCGACCGGACTACTTTCAGCCCGATAAAGGAAATTTCCAAAAGGAACCAATTATCTGAAAGAGCGCTGCAAACGAACCATAAAAAACATTTTGGCTATAGTTCTAAAGAAATCTATCGGTATCAACGTTTTCTAAAGGCAATTCAGATTATCCAGACCATTTCCGGTCAGAATATCAAAGTAAACTGGTTTGATATCATCAATGAATGTGGTTATTACGATCAAAGCCAGCTTATTAAGGACTTTAAGCATTACATTCATCTAAGTCCTTCAAAATACCTGAAATTCCAGGAGTCCATATGTGATCCTAAAAACTAA
- a CDS encoding SDR family oxidoreductase: protein MKQANLLITGSTGSVGTQLVKKLVNMNVSFRALVRNNDQADLMANLPQTETVVGDLSDSDSLVQALQGIEKAFLLTNSSEYAEELQLNFVNAAYKAGVKHIVKLSQLAADKNSPVRFLRYHAAVENRIRELGMDYTFLRPNLFMQGLIAFGHSIKYEGKFYGSLGNASVSAVDIRDIAGVAAKALTENGHENKIYNITGEESLTHFQMAEILSRILETKITYVDLNSEQLRGALTAAGFPEWQTGGLIEDYAHYGRGEASEVFNTVHDITGNPAIGFEQFVQDHLKFFK, encoded by the coding sequence ATGAAACAAGCAAATCTTTTAATTACAGGATCAACAGGAAGTGTAGGTACACAACTCGTTAAAAAATTGGTGAATATGAATGTCTCTTTTAGAGCCCTTGTTAGAAACAACGATCAGGCAGATCTGATGGCGAATTTGCCACAGACTGAAACCGTGGTGGGTGATCTGTCAGACAGTGACAGTCTTGTTCAGGCGTTGCAGGGAATCGAAAAAGCATTTTTGCTGACAAACTCTTCAGAGTATGCTGAAGAACTTCAGCTCAATTTTGTCAATGCGGCATATAAAGCCGGGGTAAAACATATTGTGAAATTATCTCAGCTGGCTGCTGACAAAAACTCTCCGGTACGTTTCCTCAGATATCATGCCGCTGTTGAGAACCGAATCAGGGAGTTGGGAATGGATTATACTTTTTTACGTCCTAATTTGTTTATGCAGGGCCTTATAGCATTTGGACATTCCATTAAATACGAAGGAAAATTTTATGGCTCATTGGGAAATGCTTCCGTAAGTGCAGTTGATATCCGGGATATTGCAGGAGTGGCAGCAAAGGCACTAACAGAGAACGGACATGAAAACAAAATCTATAATATAACTGGAGAGGAATCTCTCACGCATTTTCAAATGGCAGAAATACTTTCCCGAATCTTGGAAACTAAGATTACCTATGTAGATTTAAATTCAGAACAGTTACGGGGCGCATTAACTGCTGCAGGATTTCCGGAATGGCAAACAGGAGGGCTGATCGAAGATTATGCTCATTATGGAAGAGGAGAGGCCTCTGAAGTTTTCAATACTGTTCATGATATAACAGGAAATCCTGCAATTGGCTTCGAACAATTTGTTCAGGATCATTTAAAATTTTTCAAATAA
- a CDS encoding SRPBCC family protein: MKMLVYSLILIVGTLAVTIALLEVFSSYTVSESINKEAPVKTYQEITIDAPPQKVYQIMSDIDHWSEWHGDVQDPKLNGPFRKGNSFDWKSGGLTIHSTLHTVLPGHKIGWSGKAFGAFAIHNWTFTEHNGKTIVSVEESMEGWLVSLLKGTFQKGLESSLQTWLKNLKIQSEKK; this comes from the coding sequence ATGAAAATGTTAGTTTATAGTCTTATTTTAATAGTAGGCACACTTGCAGTAACTATTGCTCTGCTGGAAGTATTCAGCTCTTATACAGTATCAGAATCTATCAATAAAGAAGCACCGGTAAAAACTTATCAGGAAATTACAATAGATGCGCCTCCTCAGAAGGTATATCAAATTATGAGTGATATAGATCATTGGTCGGAATGGCATGGTGATGTTCAGGACCCTAAGCTGAATGGTCCATTTCGGAAAGGAAATTCCTTTGATTGGAAAAGTGGCGGTTTAACCATTCATTCCACCCTTCATACTGTATTGCCCGGACATAAGATCGGTTGGTCAGGTAAAGCTTTCGGGGCATTTGCTATACATAATTGGACTTTTACAGAACATAACGGGAAAACAATTGTGAGTGTTGAGGAAAGCATGGAAGGATGGTTGGTATCTCTATTAAAAGGGACATTTCAAAAAGGTTTGGAAAGCTCATTGCAAACCTGGTTAAAGAATCTTAAAATCCAATCAGAAAAAAAATAG
- a CDS encoding helix-turn-helix transcriptional regulator — protein MMKIVSLYHPSRLLFVESLDYNNPYDFTKIHKHDYFEILFIQKGGGSQLIDDQRFALEDLSVFIIQPGQVHLLNRGLAEGKIIQFGKDIFAHMSPLEFHHLLFKQPKVQISETDFFHLYSLIEHMDKIIKQEGASSLAMFKSYSYLQIILIHLIEKHSVTQTKNTKLAARFLELLSLHIKDKRNVVEYANMLYVSVDTLNYHCKLNFGKTPLNLINEEVVKETKRLMLLGTHSIVEIGYELNFNSPSNFSSFIKKNTGKTPKQLNIDIKSII, from the coding sequence ATGATGAAGATCGTATCATTATACCATCCAAGCAGACTTTTATTTGTTGAATCACTGGATTATAATAATCCGTATGATTTTACGAAAATACATAAGCATGATTATTTTGAGATTCTTTTTATTCAAAAAGGAGGTGGGTCTCAATTAATAGATGATCAAAGATTTGCATTAGAAGACCTTTCTGTATTTATCATACAGCCCGGGCAGGTTCACTTGCTTAACAGAGGTCTTGCCGAAGGAAAGATTATTCAGTTCGGGAAAGATATATTTGCTCATATGTCTCCTTTAGAATTTCATCATCTTTTATTTAAACAGCCTAAAGTTCAGATTTCGGAAACCGATTTTTTCCATTTGTACTCTTTGATAGAACATATGGATAAAATAATTAAGCAGGAAGGAGCGTCCAGCCTGGCTATGTTCAAATCTTACAGCTATCTCCAAATTATTCTGATACACCTGATCGAAAAGCATAGCGTAACACAAACAAAAAACACTAAGCTCGCGGCCCGCTTCCTCGAGTTGCTGAGTCTGCACATAAAAGACAAAAGAAATGTTGTGGAATATGCCAATATGCTGTATGTAAGTGTTGATACATTAAACTATCATTGTAAACTGAATTTTGGAAAGACTCCGTTGAACCTGATTAATGAAGAAGTCGTTAAGGAAACAAAAAGGCTGATGTTGCTGGGAACGCATTCTATTGTTGAAATAGGTTATGAATTAAATTTTAACAGTCCGTCTAATTTCAGTTCTTTTATTAAGAAAAATACCGGAAAAACACCTAAACAGCTCAATATAGATATTAAAAGTATAATCTGA